The Plasmodium falciparum 3D7 genome assembly, chromosome: 5 DNA window aaagaaaagaaaagaaaaaaaaatataaggaataaataaataaatagtaaaataagtaaaaaatcaaaagcgaaggaaaaattaaaacacaatataagagaaaaataaaaaaattatacaaaaagaaatttGGAGGGAatcattatgaaaaaaaaaataatgttatttaataaataataattgaaGACATAAAAGAATTCATTTTTTgaaatttatattgtttttgtaaaataatatgagataataataaggaatatgttttatatattataagattcaaaaatataaaaatataaaaatatatatgtatatttatatatatatatatatatatatatatatatatatatatatatttatttacatatttaaattttcctTTTGTGACCAAACCAAAGCTTGTtctaaataaatttttttccgttccctttttttttttttttttttgttttttgttttttttttttatatgtattaataacaAGAAGAAAGAAAACCACATTTTAaaggataaaaatgatgaaaataattaaagAAGTAAGAGCAGTTGTACTtttgttatttgttttaCTTTTGAATTCGTCTAATGTAAAAGCTGcttatttttttgtgaaaGAAGGTGTTGATAAATGTTTTGTTGAGAGTGTAGCAAATAATGTCGTTATAACAGCAacatatgataattatgGTTTGAagggtaataataataaaaaaaaaaaaaaaaaaaaaaaaaaaaaaaaaaacacatatatatatatatatatatatatatatatatatatatatacatatatattttatttatagatGTAAAATgtcttattaatataaaagatcaACAGGGAAAAGTATTATATTCTCATGATACATCCAAAATAAGGAAaggtatttttaaaaaaaaatatattttataatatgttatattgtttatttaatcatatatatatatatatatatatatatatattatatatatataaatttttttaggaaagatatcatatttatctaCTAAGGATGGGTTATATCATATTTGTATTTCATGTCCTTCAACCAACTGGTTTAAAAGTACAGCAATAAAATGGAGCTTGTCAATTGAAGTTGGAGGTTCGGATATTGATCCTGAAAATTTGGCAAAAAAATCAGAACTGAGTGAAACCTtaacaatattaaataatttgaagaaaaaatttaattcgATGAAATTGCAGCAAATATATCAGAAACAGAtggtacaaaaaaataaataaataaacaaaatgatacatatggtattat harbors:
- a CDS encoding transmembrane emp24 domain-containing protein, putative is translated as MMKIIKEVRAVVLLLFVLLLNSSNVKAAYFFVKEGVDKCFVESVANNVVITATYDNYGLKDVKCLINIKDQQGKVLYSHDTSKIRKGKISYLSTKDGLYHICISCPSTNWFKSTAIKWSLSIEVGGSDIDPENLAKKSELSETLTILNNLKKKFNSMKLQQIYQKQMASNLYEYNKSVHNKMFYCYIVEIIILVVITVYSIIHLKNYFKAHKLM